The segment gaaaatttgaaattaccctatcgggtcctaaactcctagacccggacccgaaaagATCcggcccgaacccgacccgacgacccgaatgcccaggcctagatTATTCGTTTGGGAATTTCGGGAAATTGGGTTTTATCTTTTCAAAGTTGGAAAAGGACCCTCCAAGTCTTCACCACCTCATATGTGACAATTCAACAAAAAGAACAACTAAATGTGAACACCAAACTAAGAAGAATCTAACCATAAAAATGATCTCATCTAAGAGCGAAATCCCAGTTTCTTTTCAAACAAATTTGATTAACCACCACATTAGGAAACACCAACACCAAAGATCGGTTTAAGTAATCGTCTAAGAATCATTCAAAGTTCGATAATAATATAatctaggaaaaaaaaagtaaaaagagaaagaagatgtCTTTTTATATAAGAAAGCAGCAGCCATTGTTTGGAACAGAACAGAGAGCTCCTAAAGGCTAAATATCTATAgaatctgtttctttttttaaaactttcatACAAACATTGAAGTACTCAAAACACTACTTGTCGTCAGGGATTGCTCGCAGAAGGATGCCTGCAGCAAAAAAGATGACGAGTAAGCAATGGGTATAATGTGATAAATCAAACGACAAACAACAACAGTTTAGTATAAGAAACCTGAAAAGATTTGTGTCTGGGCCGTTCAACGAATGCGCATAGTTCATAGCTGGTGAGTTTGGCCACGGTGTATAAGCAGCCGGGTGGTTAATAAAGGGACTCATAGCAGGGTTTAGCGGATGATGCCCGTAGTTTAGATGAGCTTGATGACCTCTTGGCATCTGCGGGAAACCTCCATCGTGAAACGGAATGTGGAGAGGCATCGGATTGAAGCTTTGGCCAGACGGCATAACCCTAACGTACCTTAAAAACATTACACCACAAGAACAAAGACTGTTACATATTTGAATAAGAGCTTTAAGTGTTGTTGAATGAATGAATGTCAGCAGATCAAAGAAACTCTGTACCTGTAGGCGGGATCCACGACATACCTGTCATAGCTCCTGTCATAATCAGGATCATAACGATCTTTCTCCCTATCTCTGATGATGGCTATAGAAGTCCTTCCAGATTCTCGAGAACCACCACCAACATCAAGAGAGTTATTACTGACAGCCACCTCAGCCTCACTGCGGTTTACACTTGTGTTTTTAACttcaggaggaggaggaagaggaggagctCGTAACGACGAAGAATCTTCAGAGTCGGAACTACCAGGGCTATTAAAGATCCGAGCTCTAGCTTTATCATACTCCTCTTTCCTCTCCTCAACACTTCTCTGAAGATTCTGCTGCACTCCGGATCCGCTACCTCCGGAGCCGGATCCTCTCTTGGGTCTCGCCTTGATCGCAATCTTGAAACCCTCGGGTCTACCGTTCTCGGGTTGCTTGACAGGGATTTCGGACAAGCAGACGCAAGGAAACCTACTCTCAGCTGTCTTGGTCGCCAGGATCCTGTTGTCTGATCCATCCACTGCGCCACCACCGTTGTCTAAAGCCATGGTGACCAGACCATAGTGCTGAGCGACCCGATGTGCGGCGAGACGAAGGTAAGACGTTGGGAAAGGAGAGAACTCGAACTGAAGCTGCTCAGGGTTTTGGAAGAACTTTTGTATATCGAGCTCCATCCGCAAAACTGTAAAGCAATCACACACACaaagacacaaaaaaaaaacaaaagaagcaaaCTTTTTGATCACCCATCAACCACATGTTAAAGAGAATCTTTCCAGATACAGAAATTAAAACATTTGTggaaatgataaaaaaaaactcagacaTATGACAACAACATGCTTGTATACGTTAATTGAGCTTAGAGAcgaaaaaatcaaaaccctaatcacCGGTTAATCAAAACCAACCGAACAAAAAGGATCGAGAATCAGGGAAAATTCGAATTCAATCAAACCCTAATCACCAATGAGCTAAAAGGATCGATTTTTAAGAGAAACTCATGATTCCCCCAAATTCAATCAAACCCTAGAAAACTAAATCAGATCAACCAATCGGAGAGAAAGTGAAATTGGAATCGTGGGTTtgggagagagaaaaaaattgaCTAACTGGTGAGACGATGACGAGGATTCTGGAGAGCTTCGACCAAAAAAGGATCCACCATAGCTTCCTTCTCTGTCAtagcggcggcggcggcggcggtggcCATAGATTAGCttatcttctctctctttctctcctctgtttttttgtggttttggtttCTCTCTAAACGGAGATTAGAAGAGAAAACACATCAAGGGAAACGAAAAGGAGATTATATCTGATGAGCATTCTGAGAGagacgaagacgaagaagaagagagagagagggggaggGGCGAGGCGATGAGGAGGTGATGGAAGATGTGAAAAGACCTTATCGACCTCTTTTTTTATCTCTCGCTATCAAGTGGGGAGAGAATAACAAAGAAAGTTGCTTGCTGcctttgagttttttttattttttttatttataggtctgtttttttttgtgtggtggATTATAAAATCTTGGACTTTTGGGGAATTGTCGAGAAGTGGGATTTGTAAAGTTAATTTGGTGGGATTATATACTAAAGTTTTTAATCTTTCTTCTAGACGTTGGGTTGGTGTCACACTTACATTGTTCATGGTGAGTGTCATTATGGAACAAATATTCGATGCATCGATCAGGAGAGAATAGACATAAATCACATGATGTAAGGTTTTataagggcgggtatattttttgttttacattttattttaaatttaatttttatatttatgtttttatttacgtttttttcattatataatatcaatataataaaataggaatatgacctattgatatgtgtggtcaaattattttacaataattattaaaacctcttattaattatttaaaagaaatattatacaaagaaaaatataaatatgattaaaaacataaatataaaaattaaatttctaaaatatgtaaaacaaaaaaatataccagctcttttaaaggcgaatctgaatctagtcaatactattaaaatatgagaattaatagaatagatataattacaaagaaaaatacaaatataaccacaaaaaaaacacaaatatgagaattatagtaaaacaaaaaatatatccgtcctttaaaaggcgggtcagaatctagttatggtttaattttgttgatctaaacatctattatttcaacttgatttttagtggtttattttaagaaatattaacaattattataaataattagtaaGTCTTGAAAATGTTGAATTTTAAACCTACTATTTATTCTTTATTATCAATAGAGGAATTGTCGTTTGGCTTCTTTTATTAACTGCCGTTTAATATATGCAGACAATAGttcttaataaatattaaattaattaccattattctatattatttcatgaatttttattagtataaattagtTTCAGATTCCTAGAATATAGGAATTGGGAGTTATGCCGTtaaaagaaaaagggaaagggaaagttataatatatttcatttttgaaagaataaaatatagaaatagtTAATTGGACACAACATTTTATTAATAGGTCatgctgaagaattaatagaatagattaccGAAATTAGAACCCAAGGCAGATTGACAAGTTCTAGGCCTTTGCAGTAAGGAAATGTAGAAAGGGGAAATGATTTTGGGCCCTTCTATATAACTTTGATTTTTAAGTATTGATAGTGGACCCATTGCCCAGGCTTCTCTTGCTCAAACTATTAGACCATTTAGTTTTGGATTTTACGCAATCCATCACCTAGTAATCTAAAATAGATGGCATGTCCGGGACTAATTAAGCTTCTGGTTCTAGTTCCCTGTTATGTAGCATAAATGCATCAACCAAACCACTTGATTGTTTATAGTGCTTCCATGTATCATCTGATAGACATCAGACACATAGGTGGTCAGAATCATGTTACACgtaaatatagttatatatctATTAACTGAGCTAGTGAGAATTATTTTGGGATCAAACTAAGCAAATAATATGCAAAGCATTATATCTTCAAagattttaagcaaaaaaaatgtgattttaagGAACTGAATATAGAGGCATTAAAAATGGGTCAGAGATTGGAATTGAAAATTGCAAAGGTCTTTGTTGAATTTTTACTTTCCTTATAGGGATGATATTGTCTGGTCAAAATTAAACACAGATTCCATTTAAGTAAAAACACCGTATCCGGCTTGTGCGTGAACAAAACTATCACTGCATCCTACATGGCTTATTCTGATTGGATACAAGGAAAACATCTACCAATGGTTACAAGTTACAACGTACACTGTGGAACACAAAACTTTAACCCCACGCGCCACGGTCGTAAAACCCTCTTTTGCTTTATAACTAAAAGAACCTCAAACACATCTATCCCCTTCGCTCCCTCTCGAAACAATGGCAATCTCACCATTACTATTCATTAGTTTGATTTGTCTCGCAGGCGGTGGCTCTCTTTTACCGGCGGGGGAAGCGATATGGTTAACGATTCCAAGTTCAGGCGAGAAATGTGTCTACGAAGAGATCCATGCCAATGTGGTCGTCGTCGTTGATTACCTTTGCATCGATCAAAATAACATCGGACTTGGTCCTACAGTTGATGTCCGGGTACGTATACCTATACCAATCATTATTCACAACCATACTTCAATTCTTCCAAAGTTTTCATGCCTAGCTACATGTGCTAGGGATTGATCGGTTTAGGGTTTTTTAATCTACTTTTATATTAATCCGGAAAGTATTATTTTTGACTAGATCAGGTGATAATGGTGACATTGAGAAATTATATATTGAAGGCGCTGGTTTAGAAATGATAtctataatttcaaataattatgtaaaatcTATAGTATAAGGTGTCAGTTGTATATAAAATGCGTATATGTTGCGTTGGTTATAGGTAAATTCAGCTTACGGGAAGGAACTGTACAAGAAGACAAACGAGACACACGGTCAGTTTGCGTTTACAACGAGCGAGACGGGAACATACTTGGCTTGTTTTTGGATGCACCATGATCAGACACATTACACAGCTGACAATAGCACTGCTGTCATTAATCTTGACTGGAAGACGGGTATCCAAACCAAAGACTGGGATGCTG is part of the Raphanus sativus cultivar WK10039 chromosome 5, ASM80110v3, whole genome shotgun sequence genome and harbors:
- the LOC108863320 gene encoding uncharacterized protein LOC108863320 isoform X1, which codes for MATAAAAAAMTEKEAMVDPFLVEALQNPRHRLTILRMELDIQKFFQNPEQLQFEFSPFPTSYLRLAAHRVAQHYGLVTMALDNGGGAVDGSDNRILATKTAESRFPCVCLSEIPVKQPENGRPEGFKIAIKARPKRGSGSGGSGSGVQQNLQRSVEERKEEYDKARARIFNSPGSSDSEDSSSLRAPPLPPPPEVKNTSVNRSEAEVAVSNNSLDVGGGSRESGRTSIAIIRDREKDRYDPDYDRSYDRYVVDPAYRYVRVMPSGQSFNPMPLHIPFHDGGFPQMPRGHQAHLNYGHHPLNPAMSPFINHPAAYTPWPNSPAMNYAHSLNGPDTNLFRHPSASNP
- the LOC108863320 gene encoding uncharacterized protein LOC108863320 isoform X2, with translation MATAAAAAAMTEKEAMVDPFLVEALQNPRHRLTILRMELDIQKFFQNPEQLQFEFSPFPTSYLRLAAHRVAQHYGLVTMALDNGGGAVDGSDNRILATKTAESRFPCVCLSEIPVKQPENGRPEGFKIAIKARPKRGSGSGGSGSGVQQNLQRSVEERKEEYDKARARIFNSPGSSDSEDSSSLRAPPLPPPPEVKNTSVNRSEAEVAVSNNSLDVGGGSRESGRTSIAIIRDREKDRYDPDYDRSYDRYVRVMPSGQSFNPMPLHIPFHDGGFPQMPRGHQAHLNYGHHPLNPAMSPFINHPAAYTPWPNSPAMNYAHSLNGPDTNLFRHPSASNP
- the LOC108860319 gene encoding transmembrane emp24 domain-containing protein p24delta6, producing MAISPLLFISLICLAGGGSLLPAGEAIWLTIPSSGEKCVYEEIHANVVVVVDYLCIDQNNIGLGPTVDVRVNSAYGKELYKKTNETHGQFAFTTSETGTYLACFWMHHDQTHYTADNSTAVINLDWKTGIQTKDWDAVAKKEKIEGVELELRKSSERINEIRANIIYLRFRESSMREVNEKTNQRVARLSFMSLGVCLFVSLFQVWHLKRFFLKKKLI